The sequence AGGCACAACGGGCtgtctgctgaacccaccgagaggaatcgaacccctgattttagcgttgtaagtccgtagacttaccgctatactagcggggggaaTTATTTATGGAAACTAAAATTTTCATACGTTACAAATCTTACTAAGAAAGACAACAGTAAGGCTTTGACACCAGTCGCATAtacgagtatatatatatatatatatgatattttgatACTGAAGTGTTTTACAAAGTTAGCCACCAGAGTTCAACGTTCAATTATAAAATCTTATGTTAGATGTCAGCATCATTGCCCGAATATTTAAGTCTAAGGTTTTCGTTAAAACGAACAATTGCATATTTGAGgccctcgtaatctgagagttgaggattcgccctttcagtcgtggagtaTTAttatgtgcagtcaatcccatttttcttagataaaagtttgtttttgaatttcgcgcaaagttacacgagggctatctacgctagccgtccctaatttagcagtgtacgactagaatgaaggcagatagtcatcaccacccaccaccaactcttggactactcttttaccaacgaataataggatgaactgtaacattataacacccacacggctgaaagggcgagcatgtttggtgtgacgaggattcgaacccgcgaccctcaaattacgaatcgagtgccttaaccacctggccatgccaggccatgataaaagagtagtccaagagttggcggtaagtggtgatgactagctaccttccctctagtcttacactggtaaattagggatggatagcgcaaaGAGCCTTCTCGTAGCTTtgcgaaaaaaaaacaaaaaaacaacaaatttcatcTTTGAAGTTGTGAACGTTTCAAGTAAATATATTCTGAAAAAGCCATGttctaacatttaatattatcaagctaTTAAATGAACTGGATATGTTCGTTTTGATAATTTTTTGTGAACAGAGCTCGCAAACCAATACACATTCTTCATAATTGACTTTATTATGCAAACTTAACACAAAATATACTCAGTAATGTGTGAAATTTAACAGTATTCTTGCTTCAAGTTATGTAGTTCTGTGTGAAATTTAACAATATTCTTGCTATAgattatatatttagatatttagcAAGGTACACgaacttttaaaactttcatttctaCACTTTAGTTTATGGGATATTTGTCTAGAGTAATAGTAAAACGTTTTAAAGCATTGATTACTAttgattacattttaattttgtttattgtttattattatacttttgctacaaaaattgttttgtattgttaacttaaaacatttactttggtCTTACTAAAATTTCTTACGTTGGCCGAAAATCTAATAAGATGTTATTAGGATTATAGCCAAAAATATCGCTAACTGAAAGAGTGTCCATTGttgaaacaatgcattataatctTTAGAAGTATGAAAAGTATATTTCACCAGCAATTATCGTTGATTGTTTCCTTTAAAGTTTCGCTCTAAGTAGGTAGCGAGCTCTGAtcgaaagttaatattaataagcaggttcaaattgaaatttcaaatagaaacaaacaaaacaatgctaTAGTTAAACACCAGTtagtttttaagttaaattaagctgtttttatcataataattctTTAAATTATAACGTAAAACGGTAAGacagtataataaatgaaaaagtaaGTCTTACAGAATTGATGATAAAAGCAAAGGCAACTGTACGTTAGAAAATAGTGTTTATTAATTGATGACCATGGTGTGTACTTGATGATGCCTTTACTGGCGAAACCATAGTagttaataaatgaagtttttgtGGCATAcacaattgtctttttttttcctaaCTCGTGAATTCTCTAATCACGGTGTTTTATTAAGTACTGTCGGTTTCAAGTactagtaacaaaaaataaatgttaatatttcatcagTTGTTTTGGCTTGTCATTGAAGTGTGACTTTcgaaataataatagtaaaaatcaTTGTAAGATCTGTCTAGTTTAAACAATCGAAGTTAGTTTTGTGatatatagaataaaactgtatttgaaaagcttacttttattatagttattacaataataacatcattattattaagattttatCATACATGtcaatgttttaaattacaattaatagcagttttttaacattaaaaatgctaaatttaaagaatatttacttTCTTGCCTAGATGGCACTAAAGTACtaacattactaatattaaaGGGTAATGGAAGAAACAGGTGATGAAGCGTTATTGGAAACATCTGATTTCGTAGGCATGAAGGTTTCacattactttaattttttttttttttttttgtaagagaaTGAACTTTATCATAGTAATATTGCTGCAATATTTAGTAATCTTTATGTGGCAGCTGAAAAATATTATATgctattataaaataactaacaCTTTACAGTAAAGGACTGTTTCGTTCTTGATGATCATGAGGAAAAAGATATCCATTGTCTATATTTCTCTAAAGCCAAATAAGACAAAATATCTTGCAAgccttttaaactaaaatatattttaatattttcgtttttattaagatttattatgcaaatacatttttttgaaatgaagtctttattttgtttattactgtacttttgatatttttaggctattgaaaatattttagtaggaCCAAGTCATAATATAATATTCTCTTACGTGTGGATAGATGAATAGTTAAAGTAGATTTCTGAGAACTGTGAATGTTACTCCTGTTTTTTTTAGTTGTCCTAGAAATCACAGACCAGATACTGAGATAGACTTACTTGTGTAGTGGGAAATGTTTTTAGAAGTGCAAAGTCATCACGTGAATTGCAATACCATAAAATAGAataactgtagttaatataacaaaatacttgcaGGACAACAAAGGAGGGGGGGGACTGTTAGTTCAAAGTTGCTGTcccatatttaaaacaaactgaaattcaGCACtgatcatttaattatttataaagccTACCCTTAAGTTGCTTAAATTCACTGCACTTAATATTTTTGCTTGTTATCTGTATGATGGATAGAAAGTAAAATTGGTGTGATTAGGTTTCTGAACAACTTGTGATATTGATGAGGTACCAGGTAAGAAAATGTTATATGGGTTAGGGAAGATCTCTTTgaataagagaaaacaaaattttcttcaaaattatgtCAAATTGGACCATTGTTACTAGCACTTCAGGGGTCATTATTATGggctttacttttatttttgttaatgataTGATCaagtatatttaacaaataaagtttcCTGGTGATGTTAAGCTTGCATATGTCTTGCTGTGTGTTTAGATGTTATAAAATGACTTCAGTCAGTTAGTTAATGGATGTAtatttggaaaattatttttgattatattAAGTGGAAGATAATACATTTGTATTGGTCATAGTTTAAAGCacaattttaatatagaaaagaTTCCACCTAGTAGCATGACCAAAATAAAGGATCTTATCACAGTGGCAAATAAGTCATTCAAACTATTAAGGCTGTGTTCAGCACTAGTAGAAAAACTAATAGAATTACAGAATGTCTTTATAGACATGCTAGTCAAAAGGTAATTCTCAATGTACAAACTACTTGTTAGGCCTtgcttaaaatattgtgtaaagttTTGGTTTCCTTATCTAAAAAAGGAAATTGACTTATTAGAAAGGGTTCAGATGAGGGCTACATGGACGAAAGGgttattttctcaaaatattgaatattgttatgaaagttaattaatcaaaattaatttcttcattattctAACTATTTCTCTAGTTGAAATCTTGTCATTacgatttttttaattattaggtttcatTAATTTATGGTTGTCCATTTAGCAGTGTTAggacttacaaaaacaaattgaaactaTTGTTTCCAAATAATTACTATATTTGATTTTTCCAACTGTCAGTCTCCCATGAGATTAGTTAGTCACTAGATGAATGTCATCAACTGATAAGTCTAACAATTAAATATCAAAATCCACTAGTTTCCCACCTTTAGTTTACAGGTTCTTATTTTCTGTTGAGAAAAGAGGGATAAGTGATGATCTTGCTGATGTTTAGAGAATTATCTTGGTGAATGATATGACAAAGGTCTGATTTGTTCATGCTATATTATGAAAGCAATTAGACAAGAAGGCACAAGTTTAAGATTTGTAAAAGATAGGCCATTCTCATGTTgaagcagttttatttttataacaaagttattggCTTATGGAATAAGTAACTGTTGGCAGTAATGGAGAATACCACTTTGTTTGAAGGGGGCATCgacactttctttaaaaaaaaaaaaaggaagagaaaaGGTTTAAGTTTTCACTTTTACTCAAAGATGAGTGACAGGAATAGCCTTGAAGGATCAAATGGTTTCATGTTGCTACTGCCTTATGTTGAATTGAATTTTATaagaaattgtaatacaaatatttaagatGTAAGTTAAGGaggttgttttaaaattaagtttagtaTTGTGTTACATAGGTTAGAGACTAAAGTAATATGAAACCTTCATTTATACTGAAGTTCCTGTACATCCTTCATCAGGGTCATTAAGAAAGACTGACATAAATGTAAGAAATACTGGGCATGAAGGTAATGTTACAGAAACAAGCTAATGGAACAATGCTTGGTTTAATAAGTGCAAGTACATACACTTGTATGTGTAGCTGAGAAAGGGCATGATTCAAGTGTTCAAGGTTATTTGGAGCTTGTATAATCAGCCAGTGGGTTGCCTGTTTAATTGGTTGAAGGAATAAGTTGGATAATTGTGGAATTTGAGTCCATCTTTGTACTAGGTAACTATTCCCTGGTTAGCATTATGAATTTGTATGATAGTTGGCCTTAATGTGTGGtttttactgtttaaattaaCCTTTTTAGTATACAGATGTGAACAACTGAGTAAATCTTTGTTTAGGTTACGTTGTGACGGCTATCGTGAATCAACTGACATTCtgtcattttaatgtttataaaattgatATGTGGATTAAAGATAAACATACTTGATAATTCataaaccaaaatttaaaatgcatttttctttgtgttttcattatttggcAAGTACAATACTGGGAAAgtatacacacattttaaaaatatttttagcattttatatGGGGTATTATTTTGCTGAATGATGGGCAGTAAAAGTTAGAATTTTTGTGTATTACAATAAAATGCTTTATTGTTGTTTCATATTGCAGAAATGCATGCCAAAAATCCTGTGTTCAAGTTAACTTGTTTAATTTAGGTGGCAGATTTGAGAAAGGAATTGAAATTAAGAGGCTTAGCTATTACAGGCAACAAAAATGAACTAATTGAGAGGCTTCAAGAAGCCATGCATCTATCAAAGGGTATGTTTAACCTGTTTTATCCTATAGAAATGTTTATTCCATCTTATATTTACCTGACTTACTAAGTGGAGAAGGATGTAAAAAAAAGGtagatattttgtatatttcCAGAATCTGTGTAAGtgattatataaaaactatttgtaaCAACTAAACTATGTATGTACAGGGTGTTTAAGCTAAGTACATTGATTAACAAAAGAGGGAAGGAGTGATAACACTGACATCAAAATTCTGTTTTGATGATGTTAATCATTAGATTAAAAAACAGTGGAAGGATTACAAGACCTATCGAATAGCTGATCATTTAACATGGTGGAAatgaataaagttaatttatCTGACCATCATTTATTTAGAGATGGTTTTGTAGATAAATAAACCATTTAATCTTCCTTTGATTTGATTTTGGCAGTATTAAAAATTTTGAAGGTTTTGTGatgttaaatgttaatttattctataatgttgtttatctattCTGCTGTAAACATTgacatttgtaaataatttcagAACTATCCTGTACATGATTAGCAactagtttatttataaaaataaagaacatattTCTTCCATTTTTGAGAAATAAGActtggaaaatgtttattttatttttgttggcaTAGAACAAATACTGTGTTGTGTATCTTTGTGACTGACATAAAATTTAAGAGACAACATGAATGGATAACAATGAAGATTAGTACAAGCAACTTCATTAAACTTGAACTAAACTATTCCTTGCTACTCATTCAAGTtgtctttaaacattaaaattagttttcttacATTTTGAAGAATGTTTCTGAAGTTTCATATGAGATATTTTTTGTATGATGAGATACATAGCCAGTAAATTTAATGTGATTTCTCTTAGAATGCACATGCTTAGGATGaagttatttttatgaaacaaagtgTTGCTAATTGTAAGACAATATTTTTTGCATTAGTTCATTTGTTACAAAGTGTGTGTTTATATCCTACCCCCTTTGTGACAAACCATTTCCTAAATAGATTAGATTAACTCTTAAATGGCAGTCATCGGCAACTGATGCTGCACCTACAACGTTCCTGCTGTTTTAGGGTTAACTAATGATTTATGATTTggctttaaaatatatgtaaacttCATAAGAATTGACTGATGTTACTTACTCTCTCATTAGTATTATATGAAACATATTTAAGCTCCTTTATGATTAAACAATCTATGTATTtgttctttcaaaatttgttacaGGTACTTCATCACTGGTACAGTTTAAATCTatgaatgtaaaaaataatttttacattgcaGATGTAGACCAAACAGAGCCAAGAGATGAGGTGGATGAAGATGAGGTTCTTGGTGATGAGCACTTGTCTGGTGAGGACTCAAAACCAACAGAAGATCACAGGAGTGTTAACAAAGAAGAGATATTTGGTGCAGTAACAAAATCAGAAACGGAGATTCTGATTAAACCCATTGTCAAGGTGAAACCAAGCCCTAAGCAACAGATGAACAACACAAAAGTTGATAAAACATCCAGTAAGGCTACTGGAGTGATTAGAATTTCACAACCAGTTATACAACAGACGACACCTGTAAAAACCTCTGAGAAGAGTGTGGCTGAAGATCTAAAGAAGAAAGCAGTCATTACATCTATAAACAATTCCATTCCAGAAAaggtatttgtatatttttatcccTTAATAAACTTTCCAGGTAAATAATGACTACTAAAGGTAACTTGAATTTGATTTATTGTGTTGGACTTGGTCTGGACTAATGTTTAGTAAGATTAGATTGTGAATCTGAGAGTTTGTGGTTTATGCCAAAAGAAAGCACACTGCACTTTAAGGCTATTGGTACAATATAAGAATGATAATCAAATCCACTGTTTAGTCAGATAGGAAAATCTCAAGAGTGAGTAGGTCTTGCTGTTGACTGGCTTTCTTCCCTCTGGTTGATCAGTCTAGAATTATAAACAGTTCTTCAAAACTTTTGTGCAGttttgtacaaacattttaaacattttatactgtGATCTTTACTTGTCTCACCAAACATATTATCACATGTAGAACTACTAATTCTGATTTTCACCAATCATCAGTTATCACGTGTAGTACTATAACTTCTGATTCTCACCAAACGTCAGTTATCACATGTAGTACCATAACTTCTGATTCTCGCCAAACATCAATTATCAAATGTACTATAACGTCTAATTCTTACCAAACTTCAGTTATCACAAGTAGTACAACAACTTCTGATTCTCACCAAACTTCAGTTATCATGTATAGTATAACAAGTCCTAAGACTCAAATGAAAAAtagtaatgaatgttttttgaaCAAGACTCAAAACTTTTATCATTAAATGTATCATGTGTAGAAGTTAATTTTACAAGTTGTCTATGATACTGTATGgctgttaaaatgtatttgttatttaatgaGTATTCCTTTTTGTTTAAACAGGGATAAACTACAGCATGTAATGTGATAGCATTACGTAATTTTGTTTAGGTAAGACATTgctataatatttaaaatcataatttttatttttacataaatttagtACACCATACAGTTTAAGtacatttcacacacacacagtgtaaaAACTGTGTGAAGTAATCTTtacctttagtaaaaatacttgtatatcACAGGATATTATTAATTTCTATGATTTTACAAGTAATTTGTAAcagtattttgattttataatttaagcCTTCTCTGGATAAACCTGTGTATGTAGCACTTGTTTTGCTgtgaaataatgtaattatattcaATAAGCAAGAATTTCCACACAAATGATTTCTagcaatacaaaaaaattaaatacaattaattgattacaaactttaataaaaaaaggaaatatttcctTAAGTTTTCTCCTggataatacataaaaaaatactattaatttGGAATTAATAAATTAGTTCCTTAATCAGTCTTTGTATAAGTTGTGTAGtagaaatgataaaaacaaacatgtttattgaACCTTAtcaaatgtttgtataattattgttaaaaaattttCAGCATTCTTTCCCATCTTAAAATAGGTTTTTCACACATTCTTAAGTTTCCTGTTATACTTATTCATACATTTGTGAGATTCATGATATGTTTTCACACagtattaaactttgtttgtaacatttttatatttctgtataatcAACTGGTTCTTAAAACTTTTCCTTACAAACTAgttgtgatatttaaaaaaattacttaattagACGATGAGTAAACAAGTGTGAAATTTGCATGATCTAGTATTCAAGTTCAGTTCTACTGGTATACCTTgcctgttttttttcttttcttacaataACATTTGTTCATTAGCAAGAAGAGCATTCAATGTATATTTATAGGGAGCAATGCATGTTCCTGAAACTTCTAAGCTGTGGAAGTCTGAATCATATACAAGTACACAAAGCTCTAAAATTGGTAGCTGTGTATACCTGAAACCAAAAGTATATATGCAAATATAGGTACCTCTTTGATCCACAAACTAACcatcacacacacaaataaacttatttagaTTAATGcaacaatattgttatatttcttttatctacAGCCCACcagcggctcagcggtatgtctgcggacttacaacgctaaaaaccgggtttcgatacccgtggcaggcagagcacagatagcccattgtgtagctttgtgcttaattcaaaacaacaagaacaacaacaatcttTTATCTACAGTAAAACTCTTGTAAAGTTTGACTGCCAATTGTAAATAGAATATATACAAAAACGTTTAAGTGTGTTAGATGTAATATTTCAAACAGAATTGATTTGCTATTGACTTTGTTTCAATGGATAAGTTGCATTTTGATTAAGAAACACAGAAAAAGACTTAGTTATTCAGCACCTTGTCCAACAAATATAAGGTttggtaaaattttaaaacaagtgatgAAGTTCgatttttagatttttattaaataagttaataaaaaatagcAAAATTTGATATTCAACATTTTGTGTACAAGTTTTTCATGTCTGTAAATGTGTGACTAcataatttacacacacacacaaataagaaCAACATTCTAAAACTTGTTTTCtactttgtttgtgttttgtagaACAAATGGATTGTTCTAGCATTTTGTCTCtgtgaaaacaagttttaaaaaaaattcgtACTTCTGACAGatcttattaataatttaagattACTTTTATAGTTGAATGCAGAATGAcattaatgtatacatatatagctGAGAGTACTTGTGTGAATCCTATAAAGCTGTTTAAGAGTTGGttgtagttgtttttaatttgtctttattatattttgcaCTTGCAtgtatacaaaaattattttcatttctaagAAATGTTGTGGTCTTTAGTTTTGTGCTCAAACAAAACGTattgtaacaaattttatttttatacctcATCAGAGGCTATCTGTAGGAAAGGACAAACTTAGTGCAGCAAATGTTATCAACAAACTTCAAGCTAGAGCTGAAAGGTAGGTATGATCAGATAAAACTTTGTGACCTCAGGTGtttatctgaaaataatgttttatgtccatatattttttgtatgattAGTAAAGGTCAAATAGCTGTAtattataagtttgttatttGATAGGAGCACTGTCACcttcataatttataaatataattttttcattgttGTATCATGAAATAATTAACACATTCATGTCactgttttccatattttatttctgtaagtaaaacttttaaaaatatttagttgttaaGTATAAACTATAGTTTTACTTTACAAGTTACTTGTCGAGTGTTTAAAGAGCAGGCAAAATGTAAAAGgctgtacataatgtttgattTGTGAAAAAATGAGATATTACACATACTTTTAGTGTTcctaaaattacattataaaggAGTTATGCAATGATAAAAAATGTAACCATAATACAACTTTTATTCCATACCTCATCAATGTTCTCATTTGTTTAATATATGGATCATGTGATTAATACACAGGCCCTCATTTGTTTAGTGTATGGGCcacataattaatataaagttcctaatttgtttaatatattggtCATGTGGTTAATACACAGCTGTTGGCACTTACatgatttcttttaaattacagCAGTACTTGTTTTATTGACATATGCATATAAGAACACACATGTAGCGTATTACTTTCTGATTTAATTgtgttactttattttcattatgtcaATATCTCTATCCATGAGTAAAAGTGCTTTACAGTATAATCAATTACAACAACTGTAAATTTATTTGGTTATGTGTGCATCTTAATACACTGGTCCTCATTTACTTGATATAGAGACTATGTGGTTAATATGCAAGTACTTGTTTCATTAACACACAGGTCCTCATGTATAATCAATTGTGTGGATTGAGTGGTTAATATACAGGTCCTCATTTAATATATGGATTGTGTGGTTAATACACAATTACTTGTTTCATTAATGCACTGGTCCTCATTTAGTATGCTTGAAAGCTTATAGAACCATTTAGCATCTATGGAGGTGGAATTTTATTCATGGGGTTCTTTTATTATGATACTAAGGAAACTGCATAAAACATCCCTTTGTTTAGTATAATTTGTTCAATGTTTGTTATATGTACCTTCcttactaaatacattttatatttctgtaataataatactttctcaGTTCTTAGtcagtgttttatcttgtttgtGGCTTAGTCATAATGTCTTTTTGGTTCACACTTTAGTCACTGTATTACTGGTTTACATGTAGTTAGACTAGTTTGTGATTTAGTCATAGTGTCTCCTTGGTTCACACTGTATTCGTAGGTCATTTCACAGCTAAAGTTGTATTTTTCTTAACTTATCAATATTCTTTTTCCTAGGTTTGGCCTCACAGACAAAAGTAATGTTACAACATCAAGGAATGTGGAAACCTTGAGTTCATCAAGATATTCTGTAAGTAGACATCTACCAAAATTGACAGTTTTTATACAGTCTTTTTATACTTTTTGTGCATGGGTACATATACACATTTGTAGTTATGGACTGATCATGTGAAGCTAAAACCAACTTCTGGAAAAAAAGTGACAGTATCTAATAATGTCTTACTTTTTTCTGTACATAATACAGTAAGGATAATGAAACACAAACTTGCTCCTTCAAAACATATAGCAGTGAAATGCTTCGGATACCTATCAGTTTTTTTAtctaatgataaaaattattaggaaaatgatttaaaaatttacaattaacAAAAGAATCAATAAATGTGTAAACTGAAATTTTCTTAATTCCATCTTTCTATTGAAACAGAGGAGTTTATAGTAATTATATGAACAGGGTGTTTGTGTGTTAAGAAAATCCatttataataagtaataaataatatgaaaaaaaattatacatgcaactgtagttttgttaattttccaaagatataaatgtaaaaaaaatctgattttaacATTTGCATTAGgtaatcttttaaataaaaagtggCAACATTGaagattttgttaattttaaaacaaattattgtaattataaagtttttggaaaaaaacaaattttgatgtATAAAAAGGTTCCTGATTGctatttcacttttcttatttaagaaagtttgaaaatttaaacagataaactttctttgtaaaagtgataaattgcattttgttttaagtacaatatatttttttattattggaacTTTGAAGCTCTATTGTCTTgcagcctggcatgaccaggtggttaggaaacttaacttgtaatctgagggacacagtttcaaatcccagtcacaccaaacatgtttgcccttttagctgtgggggcattataatgagaTGGTctctcccactattcattgataaaagagtagcctaagagatggcCATGGGtggttgatgactagttgccttccatctggtcttacactactaaattaggcaTGGCCAGtttagatagccctcaagtagctttgtatA comes from Tachypleus tridentatus isolate NWPU-2018 chromosome 12, ASM421037v1, whole genome shotgun sequence and encodes:
- the LOC143233680 gene encoding uncharacterized protein LOC143233680 isoform X2, producing the protein MEETGDEALLETSDFVADLRKELKLRGLAITGNKNELIERLQEAMHLSKDVDQTEPRDEVDEDEVLGDEHLSGEDSKPTEDHRSVNKEEIFGAVTKSETEILIKPIVKVKPSPKQQMNNTKVDKTSSKATGVIRISQPVIQQTTPVKTSEKSVAEDLKKKAVITSINNSIPEKRLSVGKDKLSAANVINKLQARAERFGLTDKSNVTTSRNVETLSSSRYSYVVLFSGVQVLDLEKLRNRAERFGQSVSEAMKQIEERERMLKRKKKFGSSTSGSSEERSLFFFWFFQKKKKRLERFGDV
- the LOC143233680 gene encoding uncharacterized protein LOC143233680 isoform X1, with translation MEETGDEALLETSDFVGMKVADLRKELKLRGLAITGNKNELIERLQEAMHLSKDVDQTEPRDEVDEDEVLGDEHLSGEDSKPTEDHRSVNKEEIFGAVTKSETEILIKPIVKVKPSPKQQMNNTKVDKTSSKATGVIRISQPVIQQTTPVKTSEKSVAEDLKKKAVITSINNSIPEKRLSVGKDKLSAANVINKLQARAERFGLTDKSNVTTSRNVETLSSSRYSYVVLFSGVQVLDLEKLRNRAERFGQSVSEAMKQIEERERMLKRKKKFGSSTSGSSEERSLFFFWFFQKKKKRLERFGDV
- the LOC143233680 gene encoding uncharacterized protein LOC143233680 isoform X6, translated to MEETGDEALLETSDFVGMKVADLRKELKLRGLAITGNKNELIERLQEAMHLSKDVDQTEPRDEVDEDEVLGDEHLSGEDSKPTEDHRSVNKEEIFGAVTKSETEILIKPIVKVKPSPKQQMNNTKVDKTSSKATGVIRISQPVIQQTTPVKTSEKSVAEDLKKKAVITSINNSIPEKRLSVGKDKLSAANVINKLQARAERFGLTDKSNVTTSRNVETLSSSRYSVLDLEKLRNRAERFGQSVSEAMKQIEERERMLKRKKKFGSSTSGSSEEKKKKRLERFGDV
- the LOC143233680 gene encoding uncharacterized protein LOC143233680 isoform X8 yields the protein MEETGDEALLETSDFVDVDQTEPRDEVDEDEVLGDEHLSGEDSKPTEDHRSVNKEEIFGAVTKSETEILIKPIVKVKPSPKQQMNNTKVDKTSSKATGVIRISQPVIQQTTPVKTSEKSVAEDLKKKAVITSINNSIPEKRLSVGKDKLSAANVINKLQARAERFGLTDKSNVTTSRNVETLSSSRYSYVVLFSGVQVLDLEKLRNRAERFGQSVSEAMKQIEERERMLKRKKKFGSSTSGSSEERSLFFFWFFQKKKKRLERFGDV
- the LOC143233680 gene encoding uncharacterized protein LOC143233680 isoform X4 produces the protein MEETGDEALLETSDFVGMKVADLRKELKLRGLAITGNKNELIERLQEAMHLSKDVDQTEPRDEVDEDEVLGDEHLSGEDSKPTEDHRSVNKEEIFGAVTKSETEILIKPIVKVKPSPKQQMNNTKVDKTSSKATGVIRISQPVIQQTTPVKTSEKSVAEDLKKKAVITSINNSIPEKRLSVGKDKLSAANVINKLQARAERFGLTDKSNVTTSRNVETLSSSRYSYVVLFSGVQVLDLEKLRNRAERFGQSVSEAMKQIEERERMLKRKKKFGSSTSGSSEEKKKKRLERFGDV
- the LOC143233680 gene encoding uncharacterized protein LOC143233680 isoform X9: MEETGDEALLETSDFVGMKVADLRKELKLRGLAITGNKNELIERLQEAMHLSKDVDQTEPRDEVDEDEVLGDEHLSGEDSKPTEDHRSVNKEEIFGAVTKSETEILIKPIVKVKPSPKQQMNNTKVDKTSSKATGVIRISQPVIQQTTPVKTSEKSVAEDLKKKAVITSINNSIPEKRLSVGKDKLSAANVINKLQARAERFGLTDKSNVTTSRNVETLSSSRYSIEERERMLKRKKKFGSSTSGSSEEKKKKRLERFGDV
- the LOC143233680 gene encoding uncharacterized protein LOC143233680 isoform X3, translating into MEETGDEALLETSDFVGMKVADLRKELKLRGLAITGNKNELIERLQEAMHLSKDVDQTEPRDEVDEDEVLGDEHLSGEDSKPTEDHRSVNKEEIFGAVTKSETEILIKPIVKVKPSPKQQMNNTKVDKTSSKATGVIRISQPVIQQTTPVKTSEKSVAEDLKKKAVITSINNSIPEKRLSVGKDKLSAANVINKLQARAERFGLTDKSNVTTSRNVETLSSSRYSVLDLEKLRNRAERFGQSVSEAMKQIEERERMLKRKKKFGSSTSGSSEERSLFFFWFFQKKKKRLERFGDV
- the LOC143233680 gene encoding uncharacterized protein LOC143233680 isoform X5, with the translated sequence MRYQVADLRKELKLRGLAITGNKNELIERLQEAMHLSKDVDQTEPRDEVDEDEVLGDEHLSGEDSKPTEDHRSVNKEEIFGAVTKSETEILIKPIVKVKPSPKQQMNNTKVDKTSSKATGVIRISQPVIQQTTPVKTSEKSVAEDLKKKAVITSINNSIPEKRLSVGKDKLSAANVINKLQARAERFGLTDKSNVTTSRNVETLSSSRYSYVVLFSGVQVLDLEKLRNRAERFGQSVSEAMKQIEERERMLKRKKKFGSSTSGSSEERSLFFFWFFQKKKKRLERFGDV
- the LOC143233680 gene encoding uncharacterized protein LOC143233680 isoform X7; its protein translation is MEETGDEALLETSDFVGMKVADLRKELKLRGLAITGNKNELIERLQEAMHLSKDVDQTEPRDEVDEDEVLGDEHLSGEDSKPTEDHRSVNKEEIFGAVTKSETEILIKPIVKVKPSPKQQMNNTKVDKTSSKATGVIRISQPVIQQTTPVKTSEKSVAEDLKKKAVITSINNSIPEKRLSVGKDKLSAANVINKLQARAERFGLTDKSNVTTSRNVETLSSSRYSIEERERMLKRKKKFGSSTSGSSEERSLFFFWFFQKKKKRLERFGDV